In Pseudanabaenaceae cyanobacterium SKYG29, the DNA window TTTCCCCGCTGGTATGGGGACTACTATGGTTACTATGGTCAGTCTGTGGTGCCGATGGAGTACCTAGTCAGTGAGTTTCGCCGCCAACAAGCGATTATTGCTAGTGGGGGAGGTAGTACGCCCCGTCGCCCTGCTGTAGTCAGGTTGTATCGGAGTGTTCCCTGATGTTCCAGCCACCCAAAACCATGATGGATTTTTTCCGTTACAGCCAGGGGGTATGGTATACCCAAAGGTCTGTACATCACTTTGACCTGGTTGCTGATCAGTCAGGGGAATCTCTCCTCTACGTGGAGGTGCTGGAAGCTGAGGATGAGCGCTGTCAGGCGGTGTGTGCCCAACAGGGGGTTGACCCCCAGTTAGCGGCGGGGGGCGCTAGTTTCATGTGGCAAGAACACGGCAAAGAAGAGACTCCTGACCCAGAGAAGGCAGCCATTTTAGTGGATATTCCCCAGGGAGCACATCAGGGCAAGCTCCTGCGCAATCAGGGCTATGTGGAAAAAATTCCCGTTGTCAGTCGTTACTGGTTCGGCGAAGATGGCATTTTGACGATCGAGACGGAATACGAAACCAACCAGGGACAGGAGCGGTGCTGGTTTTTGACAGAGGACTTTCGCGTGCGGGCCATCACTGTAAGGCTGCTGGGGGGGATATACATGATGACCTACTGTTCCGAACGCCGTCTGCCCCAGGTCAAGGATTTACAGGCTATGGTAAACGCCCATTCCCTCACTTAGTGCGCAGGGATAGGAATAATTCCAGCTTTGCCTGTTCACTGCTGGGTTGGGAATAGGCTACTGCCATACCGTTGATGCTGTTCATAACTGCTTGTGTCTGTTTCGCCTCTGTAGGCGGCACACGACTAATCACATCCTGGGCATAGATCGACCAGAGTTTGGCTAAGTTGAGATAAAGATAACCCTGATTCTGACTGTCCAACTGGCCAGCAATGGCTTTGAAGGCAGCACTGTCGGCCAGGGAAGGGGATGGTTTTTGTGTCATCACTTTGGCTAGGGGGCCCATCGCCACAAACAAGCTGTCCGGTTGATGCCAGCCGTAGGCAAGGATACTGCCAGGGGTAAAGGGGGATGTCCACTCCTGTACTTGTACGCCGTTAATTTCCTGGGAAGTAACCTTGACAGGGAACCCCAACTCTTGGGTTAGTTCATCTACTCGCTTGAGGGTTGTTTCCGCGGTTTTGCGGTCGGAGGTTTGGATCACTGCCACGAGACCCGATCGGGTTTGTTTGAGGATACCTTCCTCGGAAGGAATGACTCCTAGGGCAAACTCCCCATCCATCCAGGCGATAATGTCCTTGTCCAGGTCGAGGTTGAGGTTGTCCTTGACTCCCTGACGAATTTCATCGATTGCTTCCTGCTGGGTTTTCTCCGTCTTTGCCTGCTCTAGGAGGTTCTGCCAAGCCTGCTTGAAATTGATACCACTAAACAGAAAATAGGTATCAGCAGGGAAATGGGCAATGACTTTACCAGGAGCGGGCTGGAATTTGGGCGCTTTTGTTCCCAGCTGCGTGACTGCTTGCAGCCGTAAACCTGTATCCTCTACACCCAAGCCGATGACCATTGCCTTTGCCTGTTCCTCTATTCTCTCCAGAAACGGTTGGGGTATGGTTTGAGGAGTGGTTTTGGCCGCTAGGGCTATAGCTCTTTTCAGGTCGGGAATATAAAAGTGCAGGAGGGGGCGGTTGAGGGAAAGTTCGATCGGCGGTAGGGTAAAACTTTTCCCCCCCTGGTAGGTATCAATTCCCTCCTCTAGGCTCTGGCGGTCATTAGCAAACAACAAATAACGATCGGCAAACGCCCATACTCCATCCGTGGTGATGAATAGCTTGCTCCCCTTGTATTCTGCCTTCTGGGGGGGCTGTTGCAGCTTGGCAATGACTTTCTCCTGCAGGAATTTCTCGGCTTTGTTGCGATTCCTAACCCCCATGACAACAATAAATGACCCCGTAATTCCCACTGAGGGAGAACTCTGGTCTTGGGTGAACACAACAGTAGGATGCAGGGCTTGTTGCCCAGGGGGAGGCAAAATGCCTACAAATACAGCCCCTAGCCAAGGTTGAATGTCACGGGCAAAGTCAATATCTAGGTCAGAGGAGAGAAAATTTTTGGGTACATCGGCAAAGGCTTCCTGCAATTCCTGGGTTTGGAACCGCTCTAGGGACTGCCAATGACCCAAGTTAGCTGAGACTGCCAGTCCTGCCACTGCTGTCGGCGGCACAAATTTTACATGCTCTGCGACTGTGTCTAGCCTTGCCCCCTGCTGCTGTTGGTAGAAGTAATAGGCTCCGTAACCCCCTGCCCCCGCCACCAGCAGTAAGCTGATCGGGATTAGGAGATTGCTCCGCCGCTCAGACATACTCGTCCTCCTCTTCGTCGTCGAATTTAGAATTGTCGTCCACCAGCTCCTCTGGGAAGCGATCGAGGGAATAGTTACGGGCAGTGGTATCGTCAATGACTACATCATCCCCTACCTCCTCTAGGAGGATAGCAGGATCGCGGTGGGGTTCTTCGCTGTTGTTTTCATAGGCATTAAAGCCTGTACCCGCGGGAATTAAGCGCCCGATAATCACGTTTTCCTTTAAGCCCCGTAGCCAGTCGGATTTGCCCTCGATCGCTGCTTCCGTTAAGACCCTGGTCGTTTCTTGGAAACTGGCGGCAGAAATAAAGCTATCGGTATTCAAGCTGGCTTTGGTAATCCCCATCAAAACAGGGGTATACTCGGCGGGGGCGCGGTTGGCGATGATCATGGCTTCGTTGATCTGCTGCACCTGATTGAGGTCAATCAGTTCTCCCTGCAGGCGCGTGGTCTCTCCCCCCTCTTCAATCCTAACCTTAGAGGTCATCTGCCGTACCACGATTTCAATATGCTTGTCGGCAATGTCTACCCCCTGGGACTGATACACTGACTGGACTTCATTGACGAGAAATTCCTGCACGCGCTGGAAGCTCTCCCGTGCTGCCTCGTAGTTGATCAAGCATTTGAGGGCGGTCTCGATCGCTGCTGGTTCGCGGTCGGTGAAAAAGTCCTCCAGTTCATTGAGTTTTTTCTGCGCCAGGGCAATGATCTGGGGGTCTTCTTTATAGACAGCAAAGAAAATTTCCAGAATATCGTGGGGATTAGCAGGACCATCCGTCAATCTGGTAGCGGGTTTCACTTCTTCGCCATCTACCACCACAATGCTCTGCCCCACACCGATCGGGTAGTCGGTAAACAGACCATCGGGTTCCAGGATGCGAATGGCAGTTACCTCTTCCCCGTCATAGATCATCTCCACTCTGCCACCCCGCTGTGCCAATATGCACATTTCCTTGGGTTTACGGGCTTCCAGTAACTCTTCAATGCGGGGTAAACCCTGGATGATGTCCCCCGTTTTTGCCCGCTCGAACACCAGGAGAGCCAGATTGTCCCCCCGTTGCACCAAATCCCCATGTTGCACCTGCAGTACCGCCCCAGGGGAGATGAGATAGGGTCTACCCTTGCGCAGGATAACGCGATCGGCTTCTACCGCAATCACCTGACCTGATTCGGGGGTGACGGTTTTAGAGCCAATAGGGTCACCAGAGCGTACCAAGTCGCCCACCTGGACTTGGGGGTTCTTACAGGGAATGGCCAAACTGGCATTATCCGGCATAATCAACAACCGCCGAATTAACTCCCCTTCCTTCTTGATCCCCCGCACTGTCCCTGCCTGGCGGGCGAGAATTTCTGACCGAGCAACTATAGCTTTGGCTTCGATGTAATCCCCGTCTTTGACCAGGAGGCGGGTTTTGGTAGTGTTTTCCAGGGCTTCTTCCTCTGGGTCTTCCTGGCGGATGGCCAGGGATTCCAAAATCACCAGTCGTAGTCGCAGGTTATCGGGATCAGTGTCGTCAAATTCAATATCCGCACCTAGTTGGGGTGCATTGCTGTCAATTTCTAACACCAGTTGTGTGCGTAATAATTCCACCCCCTCGATCGATTTCACCCGTTCGCCGTCGCGGTAGGTGATGCGCTGCACTGCCCGCAGACCAATGGAGTGACCCGACTTTTGGCTAGATTCTTGACTGGGAACATCAGGAGCATCGGGGACATGGAACTCTTCGACAGGTCGTAACAACAAGCCCGGTCCTTCGGGAGTTTCTACAAATTCCACGTAGCGCAAGTCCTGGGCGACGATACCAGGCATGACCTCCGTGCCAGGATAGGCTAGCATTTCATGCTTTTGTTCCGCTGTGAGGGGGTCATCGACAATGTAAAAATCCCCCGGTTTGATGACGATCTCCCGCAAAATGTCATCCCTTTGTTTAACTTCCAAAAGACCGCTGGTTTGACAGAAGATGTCTTTGACAATCTCTGTGCCTGCTTCCACGTATTGTCCGTCTTCCACTAGCAGCAGGGAAATGTCTTTATTGACATCTTGGGCTTCTTCCGGAATCCACAGAATTGTACCTCCCTTAACCACCTCAAACCCTTGCTTGAGGCTGCGCCCCCGCCGTGCCACCTCAATGCCCGCATATTTGATGATGCCACCGCTCTTGGTCTTGTAGGTGTCGTCGATCAGTTCGGCAATCACCTGATTGTTGGATACCTTTGTGCCTGGGGTCGCCATGAGGGAGAACCTTTGGCCACTGGGGGTTTCCAGGATATAGTGCCGCTGTCCCTGGAAATGTTCTTCCACAATACGGGATTGATCCAAAACTACAGAAGCAGTGATGATCTCTACTTCCAAGACATTTTTATGCACCGAGGGGTTGAGCCGCACAATCCCGCCGTGCTCGGAAATAAAGTTAGTCACTGTCAGGACACTGTTTACCTCTACCCGATCGTCATTTTGCACAATCGGTTCTGCCCCTGGGGGTAAGTTGTACACCTCTCCCGCTAATACCCACAACAAGCCACCCTGGGCTGCTACATAGCTGGTATTGCCCTGGCGGTCTTTCTTTTCTTCAGGAATGAGACGATCGAAATAGACTTCTCCCGCTACATCTGTTGTCAGGTCCTTGGTGGCTTTTTCCACAGTCTTGCGGGCTGATCTGCCGGCAACGGGGATTTCTGCAATTAGGGTATCTTTTTTCACCTTCTCCCCATCTTTAACAAACAAAAGAGAACCTTGCACGACGGTGAAGCGGTCTTCCTGGTCTTTACCAGCAATGATTACTTCCGTTTCCCCCTTGTCTTCTACGATGAAGGCATCGTCACCGTGACGGGTACGGGTGGGACGGAGTTTGAGTTTTTTGGGCAGTTTAACTGTGCCATCGAAGGGGGCAGATTTCTGCTGTGCTACTTCCCCCATCACTGCTCCCCCAGTGTGGAAGGTGCGCATGGTCAACTGGGTGCCAGGTTCACCAATGGACTGGGCGGCAATAATTCCCACCGCTTCTCCCACGTCCACTAGCCGATTGTGGGCTAAACTCCAACCGTAACAGTGCTGACAAACCGATCGGGTAGCATCACAGGTGAGTGCCGAGCGCACAATTACTTCCTCTACCCCTTTTTTGTCAATTTTTTTAGAGAGTTCGTCATTGACATCGCAGTTGCGGTGAGCGCCAGGAATGATAGCCCGCGCTGGTACAGTAGTAAATCTTTCTGCCAATTTGAGGGATGTGGCAGCGGTCAGTACCCAAAACTTCTCCCGTTTCTGTACGCCTGTGTTGGGGTCAGTGCGTAGTTCTTCCGTTTCGTCTTCCGGCGGAAAAATGGTGAGGGCTTCTTCCCGATCGAGTAACCGCCCTGGTATCGCCCACTTCCTATTGTCAGCGGCAGTAATGGGTAGAGTAATTTCCACTTCCCCTTGGGTGGGGTCCAGGACATCCCGCGCTAGCACTCGCCCAAATAGACGATCGGCTAACTTCACCACTACACGATCGCCATCCCGCATTGCTCGCAGGGGAATGCCCCGAATTGTACCGCAGTCTACTTCGCGGATAATCACATCCTGAGAGACATCGACTAAACGTCTAGTCAAATAACCAGAGTCAGCCGTCCGCAGGGCTGTATCCACCAAACCTTTGCGCGCACCGTAGGAAGAAATAATGTATTCTGTGACTGTCAGACCCTCGCGGAAGTTCGCCTTAATGGGCAAGTCGATGATTTCGCCGTTGGGGTTAGCCATCAAGCCCCGCATCCCCACCAATTGCCGCACCTGGGACACATTCCCCCGCGCCCCCGATATAGACATCATGTAAACAGAGTTGAGGGGATTGTTGACCTTGAAATTTTCCATCAACTGGTTTTTCAGCTCTTCATTGGTCATGTTCCAGGTGTCAATCACCTTTTGGAAGCGCTCTACTTCTGTAATCTCCCCTCTCACATAGCGCTGTTTGGTCTGTTCAATTTTTGCCTCTGCTTCTGCTAACAAGCGCCGTTTGACAGGGGGTACTTCCAAGTCTTCTACACTGATGGAAATCCCCGACTGAGTAGCATAGCGGAACCCCAAATTCTTGAGCTGGTCTGCCATTTCTGCCGATCGGGCAGTGCCAAATTCTGTAAAGGCATAGGCAATGAGATTGCGCAGGTCTTTCTTACCAACAATGTGATTGATAAACTTGGGCAGTTTGGGCTGTTTTTCCATAGTCGTTTTTCTCTTTCACAAAATCAATAAAAGGAACAGTCGATACAGGCAGAAAAGAAAATCTCTAACCCTGGGGAGTTAGGGCGAGACTTGTGTGTTAGTAACTATCCATAGACAACCTCCGATCGGTTGTACTGTTGCTGTAGGCTAGATTAGTCATTTTTCCCCCCTCAGTAAGATCAGGTCTTTCAATTGTAAGACTGCTACTTTGGCAGCCATGGATCAATCTAGGGACTACCCCCTTGTAACAAAACGCGGGCAGTTAAAGAGAACTCGCCCAACCACGACGACAAAATTTGCTCCTCCCCTGTATAAATTGCTTCCTTGTAACAATTGTTTTGCCATTGCCACACCGTCACCTTCTGTGCCAGGGGATCAACAATCCAATATTCAGGAATGCCTCTAGCACTGTACTCTGCGGGTTTATCCTCATAGTCCTGTTTGACGCTGCTGGGACTGACTACTTCTACTACCAATTCCGGGGGTGGCATATCCAGGGTGATGAGATAACGCTTATTCCCCCGCACTCGTTCGTACAGAACTGGTGAGATGAGCACCAAATCAGGTATGCGGACGGTCTTGCTGGAAACGATGATTTCAGTCTTAAGTCCTAGCAGTTTCTCAGAAATACCAAGACGCACAAATGTCACTAACAAAAATATGGCAATCTGGTGATTGAGTTGACTTTCTGTTGGCACCCTAACTAGTTTCCCATTCTCTAATTCGTACAGGTAGTCAGTTTCATCTTCATACTCCAAGAACTCAGCTAAGGTCATGGATGTATCGGCAACCTTACGTATCGTGGTCATAGCTCCCCCTTATGTTCCATGAAATACAAGAACGATCGTTCTTTGTTTACTGCAACAGGGCTTGGCGAATGGTGTGATTAAAGATGACCCGACCTGGGGTAGTCAGCACGTATTGGGAGATCAAATTCCCCTGGGCATCCTCCCGCACCCGCAGAAATTTGTATATCTTCAACACGTTACCATTGTCATCGGTAATCACCTGTTCCGGGTTAGATTTATCTTCCCCGTCCCCTTCAATTTCTCCGTCGTAGCGCACCCAAATCTTGTCGTGGATATGTACTAACTTCTGTTCAAATGCCATAATCACATCTTCAAAGCTGGCAAAGAAGCGGTCTTCTGTTTTCGGGCGTTTGGGATTGTCCGTGGTGAGGTAGTAGGACCCTAACACCATGTCTTGGCTGGGGGTGATGATTGGTCTGCCCGTAGCAGGAGAGAGAATGTTATTGGAAGCTAACATCAATAGCCGCGCTTCCGCCTGGGCTTCCAGGGAAAGGGGGACATGCACTGCCATTTGGTCACCATCAAAGTCAGCATTGAAGGCAGGACAGACCAGGGGATGCAACTGAATTGCCCGCCCATCCACCAGAATCGGCTCAAAGGCTTGAATCCCCAGGCGGTGTAGGGTAGGTGCCCGGTTCAACAACACAGGGTGTTCGCTAATTACTTCCTCCAATACATCCCACACTAAAGGGTCGCCCCGCTGAATCATTTTCTTGGCGGCTTTGATGTTGTTGACATAATTCAGCTTGATTAACCGATTAATGACAAAGGGCTGGAATAACTCGATCGCCATTTCCTTGGGCAATCCACACTGATGGATTTTTAGATTAGGACCAACAACAATTACCGATCGTCCAGAGTAATCCACCCGTTTGCCCAAAAGATTTTGACGGAAGCGCCCCTGTTTCCCTTCAATGATGTCCGAGAGAGATTTCAAGGCGCGGTTATTTGCTCCTACCACCACTCTGCCCCGTCTGCCGTTGTCAATCAGAGCATCTACCGCCTCCTGCAACATCCGTTTTTCATTGCGGACAATAATTTCGGGGGCAAGAATTTCCTGCAGGCGAGCTAGACGGTTGTTGCGGTTGATCACCCGACGATAAAGGTCATTTAGGTCACTAGTGGCAAACCGCCCCCCATCCAACTGCACCATGGGACGCAAATCTGGGGGAATCACGGGAATAATATCTAGTACCATCCACTCCGGTTTTGCCCCCGTCGCCACAAAATTGTCGATCACCCGCAGGCGTTTGATCAGCTTAGTGCGCTTTTGTCCCTTCGATTGACTGATCTCTTCCCGTAGCTTTTCCGCCTCTAGTTCCAGGTTGATGTCCTGCAGCAGTTTTTTGATGGCTTCAGCACCGATCGAGACCTCAATGCCGTCCAGGGGTTCATCTTCGCTGTAGATTTGCTCCTCGATTTCCATCCACTGGTCTTCTGAGAGGAGTTGCTTGTACTCCAAATTGTAGGTTGTGGCGAGCACCTGCCCCTTTACCACCACATCTCCCGTTGCCACGGTCAGCACCTGCTTGGGATGGAGACGATAGACAGTTTCCGTTCCCCCCTCCCCCTTGACCCTGATCTCACTGAGAGTAGCACTAGTTACAGTTCCTGCCTCCGCTGCTCTGATGCCAGGGTTGATCACCACGTAGGAATTGAAATAGACAATCTGTTCCACATCCTTGAGGGGCATATCCAACAAAATGGACATGTAGCTGGGAATCCCCTTCAGGTACCAAACGTGGGTGACAGGGGCAGCTAACTTAATGTAGCCCATGCGATGGCGGCGTACCCGTGAC includes these proteins:
- a CDS encoding phycobiliprotein lyase; its protein translation is MFQPPKTMMDFFRYSQGVWYTQRSVHHFDLVADQSGESLLYVEVLEAEDERCQAVCAQQGVDPQLAAGGASFMWQEHGKEETPDPEKAAILVDIPQGAHQGKLLRNQGYVEKIPVVSRYWFGEDGILTIETEYETNQGQERCWFLTEDFRVRAITVRLLGGIYMMTYCSERRLPQVKDLQAMVNAHSLT
- a CDS encoding DUF3352 domain-containing protein gives rise to the protein MSERRSNLLIPISLLLVAGAGGYGAYYFYQQQQGARLDTVAEHVKFVPPTAVAGLAVSANLGHWQSLERFQTQELQEAFADVPKNFLSSDLDIDFARDIQPWLGAVFVGILPPPGQQALHPTVVFTQDQSSPSVGITGSFIVVMGVRNRNKAEKFLQEKVIAKLQQPPQKAEYKGSKLFITTDGVWAFADRYLLFANDRQSLEEGIDTYQGGKSFTLPPIELSLNRPLLHFYIPDLKRAIALAAKTTPQTIPQPFLERIEEQAKAMVIGLGVEDTGLRLQAVTQLGTKAPKFQPAPGKVIAHFPADTYFLFSGINFKQAWQNLLEQAKTEKTQQEAIDEIRQGVKDNLNLDLDKDIIAWMDGEFALGVIPSEEGILKQTRSGLVAVIQTSDRKTAETTLKRVDELTQELGFPVKVTSQEINGVQVQEWTSPFTPGSILAYGWHQPDSLFVAMGPLAKVMTQKPSPSLADSAAFKAIAGQLDSQNQGYLYLNLAKLWSIYAQDVISRVPPTEAKQTQAVMNSINGMAVAYSQPSSEQAKLELFLSLRTK
- a CDS encoding DNA-directed RNA polymerase subunit beta'', translated to MEKQPKLPKFINHIVGKKDLRNLIAYAFTEFGTARSAEMADQLKNLGFRYATQSGISISVEDLEVPPVKRRLLAEAEAKIEQTKQRYVRGEITEVERFQKVIDTWNMTNEELKNQLMENFKVNNPLNSVYMMSISGARGNVSQVRQLVGMRGLMANPNGEIIDLPIKANFREGLTVTEYIISSYGARKGLVDTALRTADSGYLTRRLVDVSQDVIIREVDCGTIRGIPLRAMRDGDRVVVKLADRLFGRVLARDVLDPTQGEVEITLPITAADNRKWAIPGRLLDREEALTIFPPEDETEELRTDPNTGVQKREKFWVLTAATSLKLAERFTTVPARAIIPGAHRNCDVNDELSKKIDKKGVEEVIVRSALTCDATRSVCQHCYGWSLAHNRLVDVGEAVGIIAAQSIGEPGTQLTMRTFHTGGAVMGEVAQQKSAPFDGTVKLPKKLKLRPTRTRHGDDAFIVEDKGETEVIIAGKDQEDRFTVVQGSLLFVKDGEKVKKDTLIAEIPVAGRSARKTVEKATKDLTTDVAGEVYFDRLIPEEKKDRQGNTSYVAAQGGLLWVLAGEVYNLPPGAEPIVQNDDRVEVNSVLTVTNFISEHGGIVRLNPSVHKNVLEVEIITASVVLDQSRIVEEHFQGQRHYILETPSGQRFSLMATPGTKVSNNQVIAELIDDTYKTKSGGIIKYAGIEVARRGRSLKQGFEVVKGGTILWIPEEAQDVNKDISLLLVEDGQYVEAGTEIVKDIFCQTSGLLEVKQRDDILREIVIKPGDFYIVDDPLTAEQKHEMLAYPGTEVMPGIVAQDLRYVEFVETPEGPGLLLRPVEEFHVPDAPDVPSQESSQKSGHSIGLRAVQRITYRDGERVKSIEGVELLRTQLVLEIDSNAPQLGADIEFDDTDPDNLRLRLVILESLAIRQEDPEEEALENTTKTRLLVKDGDYIEAKAIVARSEILARQAGTVRGIKKEGELIRRLLIMPDNASLAIPCKNPQVQVGDLVRSGDPIGSKTVTPESGQVIAVEADRVILRKGRPYLISPGAVLQVQHGDLVQRGDNLALLVFERAKTGDIIQGLPRIEELLEARKPKEMCILAQRGGRVEMIYDGEEVTAIRILEPDGLFTDYPIGVGQSIVVVDGEEVKPATRLTDGPANPHDILEIFFAVYKEDPQIIALAQKKLNELEDFFTDREPAAIETALKCLINYEAARESFQRVQEFLVNEVQSVYQSQGVDIADKHIEIVVRQMTSKVRIEEGGETTRLQGELIDLNQVQQINEAMIIANRAPAEYTPVLMGITKASLNTDSFISAASFQETTRVLTEAAIEGKSDWLRGLKENVIIGRLIPAGTGFNAYENNSEEPHRDPAILLEEVGDDVVIDDTTARNYSLDRFPEELVDDNSKFDDEEEDEYV
- a CDS encoding Uma2 family endonuclease, translated to MTTIRKVADTSMTLAEFLEYEDETDYLYELENGKLVRVPTESQLNHQIAIFLLVTFVRLGISEKLLGLKTEIIVSSKTVRIPDLVLISPVLYERVRGNKRYLITLDMPPPELVVEVVSPSSVKQDYEDKPAEYSARGIPEYWIVDPLAQKVTVWQWQNNCYKEAIYTGEEQILSSWLGEFSLTARVLLQGGSP
- the rpoC1 gene encoding DNA-directed RNA polymerase subunit gamma (DNA-dependent RNA polymerase catalyzes the transcription of DNA into RNA using the four ribonucleoside triphosphates as substrates; in cyanobacteria the beta' subunit is composed of two distinct genes that produce a gamma and beta' subunit), translated to MTRMEQRFDYVKIGLASPERIRKWGERTLPNGNVVGEVTKPETINYRTLKPEMDGLFCERIFGPVKDWECHCGKYKRVRHRGIVCERCGVEVTESRVRRHRMGYIKLAAPVTHVWYLKGIPSYMSILLDMPLKDVEQIVYFNSYVVINPGIRAAEAGTVTSATLSEIRVKGEGGTETVYRLHPKQVLTVATGDVVVKGQVLATTYNLEYKQLLSEDQWMEIEEQIYSEDEPLDGIEVSIGAEAIKKLLQDINLELEAEKLREEISQSKGQKRTKLIKRLRVIDNFVATGAKPEWMVLDIIPVIPPDLRPMVQLDGGRFATSDLNDLYRRVINRNNRLARLQEILAPEIIVRNEKRMLQEAVDALIDNGRRGRVVVGANNRALKSLSDIIEGKQGRFRQNLLGKRVDYSGRSVIVVGPNLKIHQCGLPKEMAIELFQPFVINRLIKLNYVNNIKAAKKMIQRGDPLVWDVLEEVISEHPVLLNRAPTLHRLGIQAFEPILVDGRAIQLHPLVCPAFNADFDGDQMAVHVPLSLEAQAEARLLMLASNNILSPATGRPIITPSQDMVLGSYYLTTDNPKRPKTEDRFFASFEDVIMAFEQKLVHIHDKIWVRYDGEIEGDGEDKSNPEQVITDDNGNVLKIYKFLRVREDAQGNLISQYVLTTPGRVIFNHTIRQALLQ